Proteins from a genomic interval of Polaribacter sp. Q13:
- a CDS encoding WbqC family protein, which translates to MSLFIPTYFGPISQYSEIVKSDSVVFEMEDNFQKQSYRNRCYIYNANGKQLLNIPVKDKNKGSSQRKKTKDLLVDNDAHWQDHHLKSLQTAYRTSPFYEFYEDDLLKIFNKKYTFLQDVNMDTHLFIADALQIPLQYSKTEEYTVETTEKDFRELVNAKHQPKKLVEKYIQMFDDKHGFISNLSILDLVFMEGPNAISFL; encoded by the coding sequence ATGTCCTTATTTATACCTACTTACTTTGGACCTATTTCTCAATATTCAGAAATTGTAAAATCGGATTCAGTTGTTTTTGAAATGGAAGATAACTTTCAAAAACAGAGCTATAGAAATAGATGCTATATATATAATGCAAACGGAAAACAGCTATTAAATATTCCTGTTAAGGATAAAAATAAAGGAAGTTCTCAACGAAAAAAAACAAAAGATTTATTGGTTGATAACGATGCGCATTGGCAAGATCATCATTTAAAATCTTTACAAACTGCTTATAGGACTTCTCCTTTTTACGAGTTTTACGAAGACGATTTACTTAAAATATTCAACAAAAAATATACTTTTTTACAAGATGTAAATATGGACACGCATTTGTTTATTGCAGATGCCTTACAAATACCATTGCAATACTCTAAAACCGAAGAATATACTGTAGAAACTACAGAAAAGGACTTTAGAGAATTGGTAAATGCAAAACATCAACCAAAAAAATTAGTCGAAAAATACATACAAATGTTTGACGATAAGCATGGTTTTATTTCTAATTTATCTATTTTAGACTTAGTGTTCATGGAAGGACCAAATGCAATTAGTTTTTTATAA
- a CDS encoding Crp/Fnr family transcriptional regulator codes for MNILSVFINNIHKLPPESYQKFLALTELKKFSNKDILTKTGDIPAYLYILKRGIVRSYYEDEKGKEYIRSLFVPYCSTGSFGALVSNKSSLLTYQCLTDCELYSINYKKLKKLASADIDIAVMYANALESVFLLFEKKIYNLSVLDATERYKAVKKEIPNIENIIPQYHIASYLNISAVQLSRIRKKLNSK; via the coding sequence GTGAACATATTATCTGTTTTTATTAATAACATCCACAAGTTACCTCCAGAATCTTATCAAAAATTTTTAGCACTTACTGAATTAAAAAAGTTTTCTAACAAAGACATTTTAACTAAAACGGGGGATATACCTGCCTATTTATATATTTTAAAAAGAGGAATTGTTAGATCTTATTACGAAGATGAAAAAGGAAAAGAATATATAAGAAGTTTGTTTGTTCCTTATTGTTCTACAGGTTCGTTTGGGGCATTGGTTTCTAATAAAAGTTCATTACTAACCTATCAATGTTTAACTGACTGTGAATTATATTCTATAAACTATAAAAAATTAAAAAAACTTGCTTCAGCGGATATTGACATTGCAGTTATGTATGCAAATGCATTAGAGAGTGTTTTTTTATTATTTGAAAAAAAAATATATAATTTATCGGTTTTAGATGCTACAGAAAGGTATAAAGCAGTTAAAAAAGAAATACCTAATATAGAAAATATCATTCCGCAGTATCATATAGCATCATATTTAAATATTTCGGCTGTACAATTAAGTAGAATAAGAAAAAAATTAAACTCAAAATAA
- a CDS encoding DUF6122 family protein, whose protein sequence is MSKFIIHYALHFIVPAFIAYFFFKDKWKMVYLIFLFSMLVDLDHLLATPIFKENRCSINFHPLHSYIAIGFYCIGLFFKKTRILCIALLFHMLTDYIDCYL, encoded by the coding sequence ATGTCAAAATTTATAATACATTATGCTCTTCATTTTATAGTACCTGCTTTTATAGCTTATTTCTTTTTTAAAGATAAATGGAAAATGGTGTACTTAATATTTTTGTTTTCTATGCTAGTAGATTTAGATCATTTATTAGCTACTCCTATTTTTAAAGAGAACCGATGCAGTATTAACTTTCATCCTTTACACTCTTATATTGCCATTGGTTTTTATTGCATTGGTTTATTCTTTAAGAAAACGAGAATACTTTGTATTGCACTGCTATTTCACATGCTAACCGATTACATAGATTGCTATTTATAG
- a CDS encoding lipopolysaccharide biosynthesis protein, which translates to MGIILKQSFKNTLFIYLGFAFGGINTLFLYTRFLEDEYYGLVTFLLSTSNLLMPLIALGIHHTIVKFFSSYFTKVEKDRFLSSVLFLPLLIAIPIAFLGNHFYQEIGDYLSIENPIIKDYTFVIYLIAVACSYFEIFYAWAKVQFQSVFGNILKELYNRVMVMILLFAVYFELITKPEFIYYLTGAYFLRMFIMMFYAFSLYMPKFTFSKPDNFKEVIRFSGYIILAGSAGAIILDIDKFMIPGKESLVKAAYYSVAVFIGSFIEAPSRAMLNILQPLTSKTLNEENHKEVASLYKKSSINLLLISGLFFVLINANVGQLFNLLPKEYGEGALVVLMISILKLYNGFLGNNGAIINNSKFYRVTLPISVFMALSVYFLNKLFYYQLDMGTDGLALATLIVVFLANTFKLFFVKSKFSMTPFTDKSLKMILIIALLYLAFNFWDFPISDVYLWKFPVHPIINIALKSILITVIYIFLVLKLHVSNEFDLLLKKYYK; encoded by the coding sequence ATGGGGATCATTTTAAAACAGTCATTTAAAAATACTCTTTTTATTTACCTTGGTTTTGCTTTTGGCGGAATTAATACCTTGTTTTTATATACTCGTTTTTTAGAAGATGAATATTATGGTTTGGTAACTTTTTTGTTGTCTACTTCTAACCTGCTAATGCCTTTAATTGCCTTAGGAATTCATCATACCATTGTGAAGTTTTTTTCGAGTTATTTTACAAAAGTAGAGAAAGATCGGTTTTTATCATCAGTCCTTTTTTTACCATTATTAATTGCAATTCCTATTGCTTTTTTAGGAAACCATTTTTATCAAGAAATAGGTGATTATTTATCTATAGAAAACCCAATTATAAAAGATTATACGTTTGTTATTTACCTGATTGCTGTAGCTTGTTCTTACTTTGAGATTTTTTATGCTTGGGCTAAAGTTCAGTTTCAGTCTGTTTTTGGTAATATTTTAAAAGAGTTGTATAATAGAGTAATGGTAATGATTTTACTATTTGCGGTCTACTTTGAATTGATTACAAAACCAGAATTTATATATTATTTAACGGGTGCCTATTTTCTAAGAATGTTTATAATGATGTTTTATGCATTTAGTTTATATATGCCAAAATTCACCTTTTCTAAACCAGATAATTTCAAAGAAGTAATTCGTTTTTCTGGTTATATTATTTTAGCAGGAAGTGCAGGTGCTATTATTTTAGATATAGATAAGTTTATGATACCAGGTAAAGAGTCTTTAGTTAAAGCAGCTTATTATTCAGTAGCTGTTTTTATTGGTTCTTTTATAGAAGCGCCAAGTAGGGCAATGTTAAATATTCTACAACCATTAACATCTAAGACATTAAATGAAGAAAATCATAAAGAAGTAGCTTCTTTGTATAAAAAGAGTTCTATTAATTTATTATTAATTAGCGGACTATTTTTTGTTTTGATTAATGCAAATGTAGGGCAGTTATTTAACTTGTTACCTAAAGAGTACGGAGAGGGTGCTTTGGTAGTGCTAATGATTTCTATACTGAAGCTATACAACGGATTTTTAGGTAATAATGGAGCTATCATAAATAATTCTAAGTTCTACCGAGTTACGTTACCTATTAGTGTCTTTATGGCTTTGTCTGTGTACTTTTTAAATAAATTGTTTTATTATCAATTAGATATGGGAACGGATGGTTTGGCCTTAGCAACTTTAATAGTTGTCTTTTTGGCAAACACTTTTAAATTATTTTTTGTGAAAAGTAAGTTTTCTATGACTCCTTTTACAGACAAGTCTTTAAAAATGATTTTGATTATTGCTCTATTATATTTAGCTTTTAACTTTTGGGATTTTCCAATAAGTGATGTCTATTTGTGGAAGTTTCCTGTTCATCCTATTATAAATATAGCGTTAAAAAGTATTTTAATAACTGTGATTTATATTTTCTTGGTGCTTAAACTTCATGTTTCTAATGAGTTTGATCTACTCCTTAAAAAATACTATAAATAG